A section of the Pseudomonas sp. Q1-7 genome encodes:
- a CDS encoding DoxX family protein, with protein MSPTLQIRHSQLPLKLVAQAIELCKGIPYSLVAFVARFSIAAIFWKSGQTKVEGLAIDLVEGRFELGMPQLSASAIPLFTDEYKLPLLSPEFAAYAAAFAEHAFPLLILLGLATRFSALALLGMTLVIQTFVYPDAYPTHGVWAASLLLLVSQGPGVLSIDHLIARRYG; from the coding sequence ATGAGTCCCACCCTGCAAATCCGCCACAGCCAACTGCCGCTGAAACTGGTCGCCCAGGCCATCGAACTGTGCAAGGGGATTCCCTACTCCCTGGTGGCCTTCGTCGCCCGCTTCTCCATTGCCGCGATCTTCTGGAAGTCCGGGCAGACCAAGGTGGAAGGCCTGGCCATCGACCTGGTGGAAGGCCGCTTCGAGCTGGGCATGCCACAGCTGTCCGCCTCGGCCATCCCCCTGTTCACCGATGAGTACAAGCTGCCCCTGCTCTCGCCGGAATTCGCCGCCTATGCCGCGGCCTTCGCCGAACACGCCTTCCCGCTGCTGATCCTGCTCGGCCTGGCGACGCGCTTCTCGGCCCTGGCCCTGCTGGGCATGACCCTGGTGATCCAGACCTTCGTCTACCCCGATGCCTACCCCACCCACGGCGTCTGGGCCGCCAGCCTGCTGTTGCTGGTCAGCCAGGGGCCGGGGGTGCTCTCCATCGATCACCTGATCGCCCGGCGCTACGGCTAG
- a CDS encoding IS4 family transposase, which yields MSFQQQLLDLGELFNFSDLSTFTQNIPIEWVASALDLSAQATIRRRRLPSDQVLWLVLGMALFRDEPVHEVARRLNICAQGLASGHLLARSGVTEARKRLGADPVEWLFRQTGQQWGCERYDGDSWQGLQVLAVDGALLRTPDTPELREHFGSGNTATDRQTPFPMLRLVALMNVRSHLILDAQLSPYRRSEMRLADAFVQQIPDHSVTLFDKGFWSADLLLGLNKGGDHRHWLIPARQGLVSEEVTRYGKGDRLLRMKVSPQARNRNPNLPTHWEVREVSYEVQGKVKTVLTSLPAERYSAKAVATLYRERWEIELGFRNIKSSLQQNAVTLRSKVKALVYQEVWGLLLAYNIIRREAGQAAVAFGRSPADIRFKPVAHYIAVQLIVMAAANPISATGRRLSELRAGIGGLFLDHRPKPSRPRTVKISKTRYPVDRKAAPLK from the coding sequence ATGTCCTTTCAACAGCAGTTGCTCGACCTGGGCGAGTTGTTCAACTTCTCCGACTTGAGCACTTTCACCCAAAACATCCCGATCGAGTGGGTGGCGTCGGCGCTGGACCTTTCTGCCCAGGCCACCATCCGCCGCCGGCGCCTGCCCAGTGATCAGGTGCTCTGGCTGGTGCTCGGCATGGCCTTGTTCCGCGACGAGCCGGTCCATGAGGTGGCGCGGCGCCTGAACATCTGCGCCCAGGGTCTGGCCTCCGGCCACCTGCTGGCCAGAAGCGGGGTCACCGAGGCACGCAAACGGCTGGGGGCCGATCCGGTTGAATGGCTGTTTCGCCAGACGGGTCAGCAATGGGGGTGTGAGCGCTATGACGGCGATAGCTGGCAGGGCCTGCAGGTGTTGGCGGTGGATGGTGCACTGCTGCGCACCCCGGATACACCCGAACTGCGGGAGCATTTCGGCTCTGGCAATACCGCCACTGACCGTCAGACGCCGTTCCCCATGCTGCGGCTCGTGGCCCTGATGAATGTGCGCTCGCACTTGATTCTGGATGCCCAGCTGAGCCCATACCGGCGCAGTGAAATGCGCTTGGCCGATGCCTTTGTGCAGCAGATTCCCGACCATTCGGTGACCTTGTTCGACAAGGGGTTCTGGAGCGCCGATTTGCTGTTGGGGTTGAACAAGGGCGGTGACCACCGACATTGGTTGATCCCGGCCCGCCAGGGCCTGGTCAGCGAGGAAGTGACGCGTTATGGCAAAGGGGATCGCCTGTTGCGCATGAAGGTGTCGCCCCAGGCGCGAAACCGTAACCCGAACCTACCCACGCACTGGGAGGTGCGCGAGGTCAGCTACGAAGTCCAGGGCAAGGTAAAAACCGTTCTGACCTCGCTGCCGGCCGAGCGCTACAGCGCCAAGGCGGTCGCCACACTGTACCGGGAGCGCTGGGAGATCGAACTGGGTTTCCGGAACATCAAGAGTTCCCTGCAGCAGAATGCGGTGACCCTGCGCAGCAAGGTCAAGGCGTTGGTCTACCAGGAGGTCTGGGGATTGTTGCTGGCCTACAACATCATCCGCCGTGAGGCCGGTCAGGCGGCAGTCGCCTTCGGCCGCTCACCCGCCGACATCCGCTTCAAGCCGGTGGCTCACTATATCGCCGTGCAATTGATCGTGATGGCGGCGGCCAACCCGATTTCGGCCACGGGCCGTCGCCTGTCGGAGTTGCGAGCCGGTATTGGCGGACTGTTTCTGGATCACCGCCCCAAGCCATCAAGACCCAGGACGGTAAAGATTTCCAAGACCCGCTACCCGGTGGACCGCAAGGCTGCTCCGCTTAAGTGA
- a CDS encoding BufA1 family periplasmic bufferin-type metallophore — MKTPTASVVSATGLALALSTAIGLSMAPLGAQAAENEKCFGVAMKGKNDCAAGAGTTCAGTAKMDYQGNAWKYVPAGTCEKTASPTSPTGHGQLQEFKEEKKG, encoded by the coding sequence ATGAAAACCCCGACTGCCAGTGTCGTATCCGCAACCGGCCTCGCCCTGGCCCTGAGCACGGCCATTGGCCTTTCCATGGCGCCACTCGGTGCCCAGGCCGCCGAAAACGAGAAATGCTTCGGCGTCGCCATGAAGGGCAAGAACGACTGCGCCGCCGGCGCCGGCACCACCTGCGCGGGCACCGCGAAGATGGACTACCAGGGCAATGCGTGGAAATACGTCCCGGCCGGCACCTGCGAGAAGACCGCGTCCCCCACTTCGCCCACCGGCCATGGCCAGTTGCAGGAATTCAAGGAAGAGAAGAAAGGCTGA
- the gcvH gene encoding glycine cleavage system protein GcvH, with protein MSELRFTADHEWLRLEQDGRVTVGITEYAQDALGDVVFVQLPELQAYAKGEEVAVLESVKAASNIVMPLDGEVVEINPQLVDSPELVNESPLDKGWFFRMQLADSSVLDGLLDQAGYENLLKANG; from the coding sequence ATGAGCGAATTGCGTTTCACCGCCGACCACGAGTGGCTGCGCCTTGAACAAGACGGTCGCGTGACCGTCGGTATTACCGAGTACGCGCAGGATGCGCTGGGCGACGTGGTCTTCGTCCAGCTCCCGGAGCTGCAGGCCTACGCCAAGGGCGAGGAAGTCGCGGTGCTGGAATCGGTGAAGGCTGCCAGCAACATCGTCATGCCGCTGGACGGCGAAGTGGTGGAAATCAACCCGCAACTGGTGGATAGCCCCGAACTGGTCAACGAATCCCCCCTCGACAAGGGCTGGTTCTTCCGCATGCAGCTGGCCGACTCCAGCGTCCTCGACGGCCTCCTCGACCAGGCCGGCTACGAAAACCTGCTGAAAGCCAACGGCTGA
- a CDS encoding AI-2E family transporter: MQAFTHRQLLLASWAIVILGLLLVLPFRLLPSLLSGLLVYELVITLAPRLQPVIPGGRRARWLAVALLGTLVVSLLSLFFVWITGVVMQEVHNPGQLLEKFIVLTEQARAQLPASVENYLPENADELRRELMDWLRAHVGQLQLLGKGAAHTFVTMLIGMILGAIIALQPIPNFETLKPLSRLLLERLALLVTAFRNIVFAQIKISLLNTTLTGIFLAVVLPLLDIHLPLTKVLILLTFILGLLPVIGNLMSNTLIFIAGFSVSLWVAVVALGYLITIHKLEYFLNARIVGGQISAKAWELLLAMLAFEAVFGLQGLVAAPIYYAYLKSELKHAELV, encoded by the coding sequence ATGCAAGCCTTCACTCATCGCCAACTGCTCCTGGCCAGCTGGGCCATCGTCATCCTCGGCCTCCTGCTGGTGTTGCCGTTCCGTCTCCTGCCTTCGCTGCTGTCGGGCCTGCTGGTCTACGAGCTGGTGATCACCCTGGCGCCGCGCCTGCAGCCGGTGATCCCGGGCGGCCGCCGGGCGCGCTGGCTGGCGGTGGCGTTGCTGGGCACCCTGGTGGTGAGCCTGCTGTCGCTGTTCTTCGTGTGGATCACCGGCGTGGTCATGCAGGAAGTGCACAACCCCGGGCAGTTGCTGGAGAAGTTCATCGTCCTCACCGAACAGGCGCGCGCACAGTTGCCGGCCTCGGTGGAGAACTACCTGCCGGAAAACGCCGATGAACTGCGCCGCGAACTGATGGATTGGCTGCGCGCCCATGTCGGCCAGTTACAACTGCTGGGCAAGGGCGCCGCGCACACCTTCGTGACCATGCTGATTGGCATGATCCTCGGCGCCATCATTGCGCTGCAGCCGATCCCCAATTTCGAGACCCTCAAGCCCCTCAGCCGCCTGCTGCTGGAACGCCTGGCCCTGTTGGTGACCGCCTTCCGCAACATTGTCTTCGCACAGATCAAGATTTCCCTGCTCAACACCACGCTCACCGGCATTTTCCTCGCCGTGGTGCTGCCGCTGCTGGACATTCACCTGCCGCTGACCAAGGTGTTGATCCTGCTGACCTTCATCCTTGGCCTGCTGCCGGTGATCGGCAACCTGATGTCCAACACCCTGATCTTCATCGCCGGCTTCTCAGTCTCCCTCTGGGTGGCAGTGGTGGCGCTCGGCTACCTGATCACCATCCACAAGCTGGAATACTTCCTCAACGCCCGCATCGTCGGCGGCCAGATCAGCGCCAAGGCCTGGGAACTGCTGCTGGCCATGCTGGCCTTCGAAGCGGTGTTCGGCCTGCAGGGCCTGGTGGCCGCCCCCATCTACTACGCCTACCTGAAGAGCGAACTGAAGCACGCGGAACTGGTGTAG
- the gcvP gene encoding aminomethyl-transferring glycine dehydrogenase, protein MSIETPALATTNEFIARHIGPREADIQAMLQLLGLDDLEALTASVIPASIKGTSVLDLPAGQGEAEALAAIKAIAAKNQLFKSHIGQGYYPCHTPSPILRNLLENPAWYTAYTPYQPEISQGRLEALLNFQTLVSDLSGLPVANASLLDEGTAAAEAMTFCKRLSKNKASNAFFASRHCHPQTLDVLRTRAEPLGIEVVIGDEREIGDASAYFGALLQYPAADGDIFDYRALVERLHAANALVAVAADLLALTLLTPPGEFGADVALGSAQRFGVPLGFGGPHAAYFATRDSFKRDMPGRLVGVSIDRHGQPALRLAMQTREQHIRREKATSNICTAQVLLANIASMYAVYHGPQGLTRIARRVHQLTAILADGLAQLGVSVEQQHFFDTLTLATGEQTAERHGKARAQRINLREVDANRLGLSLDETTTQADVEALWAIFANGQALPDFAALAASVASRLPAALLRQSAILSHPVFNRYHSETELMRYLRKLADKDLALDRSMIPLGSCTMKLNAASEMIPVTWAEFGALHPFAPAEQSAGYQELTTELEAMLCQATGYDAVSLQPNAGSQGEYAGLLAIRAYHQSRGDDQRDICLIPQSAHGTNPATASMVGMRVVVTACDARGNVDIADLKAKAEEHKDRLAAIMITYPSTHGVFEEGIREICEIIHANGGQVYIDGANMNAMVGLCAPGQFGGDVSHLNLHKTFCIPHGGGGPGVGPIGVKAHLAPFLPGHAQMARKDGAVSAAPFGSASILPITWMYIRMMGGDGLRRATQLAILNANYIARRLEEHYPVLYSGADGLVAHECILDLRPLKETSGISVDDVAKRLIDYGFHAPTMSFPVPGTLMIEPTESESKEELDRFCDAMIRIREEIRAVESGELDRDDNPLKNAPHTAQELVGEWPHRYSRELAVYPTASLVDGKYWPPVGRVDNVYGDRNLVCACPSIEAYQDA, encoded by the coding sequence ATGAGCATCGAAACCCCGGCCCTGGCCACCACCAACGAATTCATCGCCCGCCATATCGGCCCGCGCGAAGCCGACATCCAGGCCATGCTGCAACTGCTCGGCCTCGATGATCTCGAAGCCCTGACCGCCAGCGTCATTCCCGCCAGCATCAAGGGCACCAGCGTGCTCGACCTGCCGGCCGGCCAGGGCGAGGCCGAAGCCCTCGCCGCGATCAAGGCCATCGCCGCCAAGAACCAGCTGTTCAAGAGCCATATCGGCCAGGGCTACTACCCCTGCCACACCCCCAGCCCGATCCTGCGCAACCTGCTGGAAAACCCCGCCTGGTACACCGCCTACACCCCCTACCAGCCGGAAATCTCCCAGGGCCGCCTGGAAGCCCTGCTGAACTTCCAGACCCTGGTCAGCGACCTCTCCGGCCTGCCGGTGGCCAACGCCTCGCTGCTCGACGAAGGCACCGCCGCCGCCGAGGCCATGACCTTCTGCAAGCGCCTGTCGAAGAACAAGGCCAGCAACGCCTTCTTCGCCTCCCGGCACTGCCACCCGCAGACCCTCGACGTGCTGCGCACCCGCGCCGAGCCCCTGGGAATCGAGGTGGTGATCGGCGACGAGCGCGAGATCGGCGATGCCAGCGCCTACTTCGGCGCCCTGCTGCAGTACCCGGCCGCCGACGGCGACATCTTCGACTACCGCGCACTGGTGGAGCGCTTGCACGCCGCCAACGCCCTGGTGGCCGTGGCCGCCGACCTGCTGGCCCTGACCCTGCTGACCCCGCCCGGCGAGTTCGGCGCCGACGTCGCCCTCGGCAGCGCCCAGCGCTTCGGCGTGCCGCTGGGCTTCGGCGGCCCGCACGCGGCCTACTTCGCCACCCGCGACAGCTTCAAGCGCGACATGCCCGGCCGCCTGGTCGGCGTCTCCATCGACCGCCACGGCCAGCCGGCCCTGCGCCTGGCGATGCAGACCCGCGAGCAGCACATCCGCCGCGAGAAGGCCACCAGCAACATCTGCACCGCCCAGGTGCTGCTGGCCAACATCGCCAGCATGTACGCCGTCTACCACGGTCCGCAGGGCCTGACCCGCATCGCCCGTCGCGTGCACCAGCTGACCGCGATCCTGGCCGACGGCCTGGCCCAGCTCGGCGTCAGCGTCGAGCAGCAGCACTTCTTCGACACCCTGACCCTGGCCACCGGCGAGCAGACCGCCGAGCGGCACGGTAAGGCCCGCGCCCAGCGCATCAACCTGCGGGAAGTGGACGCCAACCGCCTCGGCCTGTCCCTCGACGAAACCACCACCCAGGCCGACGTCGAGGCCCTCTGGGCGATCTTCGCCAACGGCCAGGCCCTGCCGGACTTCGCCGCCCTCGCCGCGTCCGTCGCCAGCCGCCTGCCGGCCGCCCTGCTGCGCCAGAGCGCGATCCTCAGCCACCCGGTGTTCAACCGCTACCACTCGGAAACCGAGCTGATGCGCTACCTGCGCAAGCTCGCCGACAAGGACCTGGCGCTGGACCGCAGCATGATCCCGCTGGGCTCCTGCACCATGAAGCTGAACGCCGCCAGCGAGATGATCCCGGTGACCTGGGCCGAGTTCGGCGCCCTGCACCCCTTCGCCCCCGCCGAGCAGAGCGCCGGCTACCAGGAACTGACCACCGAACTGGAAGCCATGCTCTGCCAGGCCACCGGCTATGACGCCGTGTCCCTGCAGCCCAACGCCGGCTCCCAGGGCGAGTACGCCGGCCTGCTGGCGATCCGCGCCTACCACCAGAGCCGGGGCGACGACCAGCGCGACATCTGCCTGATCCCGCAATCGGCCCACGGCACCAACCCGGCCACCGCCAGCATGGTCGGCATGCGCGTGGTGGTGACCGCCTGCGATGCCCGCGGCAACGTCGACATCGCCGACCTCAAGGCCAAGGCCGAGGAGCACAAGGACCGCCTCGCCGCGATCATGATCACCTACCCCTCCACCCACGGCGTGTTCGAGGAAGGCATCCGCGAGATCTGCGAGATCATCCACGCCAACGGCGGCCAGGTGTACATCGACGGCGCCAACATGAACGCCATGGTCGGCCTCTGCGCCCCGGGCCAGTTCGGCGGCGACGTGTCCCACCTGAACCTGCACAAGACCTTCTGCATCCCCCACGGCGGTGGCGGCCCGGGCGTCGGCCCGATCGGCGTGAAGGCCCACCTGGCACCCTTCCTCCCCGGCCACGCGCAGATGGCGCGCAAGGACGGCGCGGTCAGCGCCGCGCCCTTCGGCAGCGCCAGCATCCTGCCGATCACCTGGATGTACATCCGCATGATGGGCGGCGACGGCCTGCGCCGCGCCACCCAGCTGGCGATCCTCAACGCCAACTACATCGCCCGCCGCCTGGAAGAGCACTACCCGGTGCTCTACAGCGGCGCCGATGGCCTGGTGGCCCACGAGTGCATCCTCGACCTGCGCCCGCTCAAGGAAACCAGCGGCATCAGCGTCGACGACGTCGCCAAGCGCCTGATCGACTACGGCTTCCACGCGCCGACCATGTCCTTCCCGGTGCCCGGCACCCTGATGATCGAGCCCACCGAGAGCGAGTCGAAGGAAGAGCTGGACCGCTTCTGCGACGCCATGATCCGCATCCGCGAGGAAATCCGCGCGGTGGAAAGCGGCGAACTGGACCGGGACGACAACCCGCTGAAGAACGCCCCGCACACCGCGCAGGAGCTGGTCGGCGAGTGGCCCCACCGCTACAGCCGCGAACTCGCCGTGTACCCCACCGCCAGCCTGGTGGACGGCAAGTACTGGCCGCCGGTGGGCCGCGTCGACAACGTCTACGGCGACCGCAACCTGGTCTGCGCCTGCCCGTCCATCGAGGCCTACCAGGACGCCTGA
- a CDS encoding sigma-54-dependent transcriptional regulator, with translation MRIHVTFIDRVGITQEVLALLGGRNLNLDAVEMVPPNVYIDAPTLSPEVLDELREALHAVHGVQEVTVVDILPGQRRRLQLDALLAAMSDPVLAVDSDGRVLLANPALIALYGDEPEGWSLARLFGDDSLHHTLLQQGFRLPLREITLKGQTLLLDAVPITEGDHLTGALLTLYPPNRIGERLSALHHDHAAEGFDALLGDSAPMATLKARAQRVASLDAPLLIRGETGTGKELVARACHAASTRRNQPFLALNCAALPENLAESELFGYAPGAFTGAQRGGKPGLLELAHQGTVFLDEIGEMSPYLQAKLLRFLSDGSFRRVGGDREIKVDVRILSATHRDLEKMVGEGTFREDLFYRLNVLNLEVPPLRERGQDILLLARFFMQQACTQIQRPPCRLAPGTFQALLGNRWPGNVRQLQNVVFRAAAICESSLVEIGDLDIAGTAVARESDGEVNSLEEAVENFERALLEKLFVTYPSTRQLAARLQTSHTAIAHRLRKYGIPGKS, from the coding sequence ATGCGAATTCACGTCACCTTCATCGACCGCGTCGGCATCACCCAGGAGGTCCTGGCCCTGCTCGGCGGCCGCAACCTCAACCTGGACGCGGTGGAAATGGTGCCACCCAACGTCTACATCGACGCCCCGACACTCAGCCCCGAGGTGCTCGACGAGCTCCGCGAGGCCCTGCATGCCGTGCACGGCGTGCAGGAAGTGACGGTGGTGGACATCCTCCCCGGCCAGCGCCGGCGCCTGCAGCTGGATGCGTTGCTGGCGGCGATGAGCGATCCAGTCCTGGCGGTGGATAGCGATGGCCGCGTCCTGCTCGCCAACCCGGCACTGATCGCCCTTTACGGCGACGAGCCGGAAGGCTGGTCGCTGGCCCGGCTGTTCGGCGATGACAGCCTGCACCACACGCTGCTGCAGCAGGGTTTCCGCCTGCCGCTGCGGGAAATCACCCTCAAGGGCCAGACGCTGCTGCTGGACGCCGTCCCCATCACCGAAGGCGACCACCTGACGGGCGCCCTGCTCACCCTCTACCCACCGAACCGCATCGGTGAACGCCTCTCCGCGCTGCACCACGATCACGCCGCCGAAGGCTTCGATGCGCTGCTCGGGGATTCGGCCCCCATGGCCACCCTCAAGGCCCGCGCCCAGCGCGTAGCGTCCCTGGATGCGCCACTGCTGATCCGCGGTGAAACCGGCACCGGCAAGGAACTGGTGGCGCGCGCCTGCCACGCCGCCAGCACGCGCCGCAACCAGCCCTTCCTCGCCCTGAACTGCGCCGCGCTGCCGGAGAACCTGGCCGAGAGCGAGCTGTTCGGCTACGCCCCAGGCGCCTTCACCGGCGCCCAGCGTGGCGGCAAGCCGGGCCTGCTGGAACTGGCCCACCAGGGCACGGTATTCCTCGACGAAATCGGCGAAATGTCGCCCTACCTGCAGGCCAAGCTGCTGCGCTTCCTCAGCGACGGCAGCTTCCGCCGGGTCGGCGGCGACCGCGAGATCAAGGTAGACGTGCGCATCCTCAGCGCCACCCACCGCGACCTGGAGAAGATGGTCGGCGAAGGCACCTTCCGCGAAGACCTCTTCTATCGCCTCAATGTGCTCAACCTGGAAGTGCCGCCCCTGCGCGAGCGCGGCCAGGACATCCTCCTGCTGGCCCGCTTCTTCATGCAGCAGGCCTGCACCCAGATCCAGCGACCGCCCTGCCGCCTGGCCCCCGGCACCTTCCAGGCCCTGCTCGGCAACCGCTGGCCGGGCAATGTGCGCCAGCTGCAGAACGTGGTCTTCCGCGCTGCCGCCATCTGCGAGAGCAGCCTGGTGGAGATCGGCGACCTGGATATCGCCGGCACCGCCGTGGCGCGGGAAAGCGACGGCGAGGTGAACAGCCTCGAAGAAGCGGTGGAGAACTTCGAGCGGGCGCTGCTGGAAAAGCTGTTCGTCACCTACCCCTCGACCCGCCAACTCGCCGCGCGCCTGCAGACGTCCCACACAGCCATTGCCCACCGGCTGCGCAAGTACGGCATTCCGGGGAAAAGCTGA
- a CDS encoding HvfC/BufC N-terminal domain-containing protein yields the protein MNRSDFARALLDPERPAPSGLHAWNGSDPERRFAVYRNNVLASLINALAETFPVTRQLVGDAFFDGMARLYVRAEPPRSPVLALYGEGFADFIAAFPPAATLPYLADVARLERARVCAYHAADLPPLDGSALAARLADPDSLPGLRLGLHPSVTVIDSDFAIVSLWAAHQGVLELARVDPGLPECALVLRNGLDVEVSRIGQGATAFIRALGAGSALGPAAGAALTLDTDFDLGSTLARLLAGGAITFHSESPTP from the coding sequence ATGAATCGCAGCGATTTCGCCCGGGCCCTGCTCGATCCCGAGCGCCCCGCGCCCTCTGGCCTGCACGCATGGAATGGCTCCGACCCGGAACGGCGCTTCGCGGTGTACCGCAACAATGTGCTGGCGTCGCTGATCAATGCACTCGCCGAGACCTTTCCGGTAACGCGGCAACTGGTGGGCGATGCGTTCTTCGACGGCATGGCGCGCCTGTACGTGCGAGCGGAACCGCCGCGCTCGCCAGTGTTGGCGCTCTACGGTGAGGGCTTTGCCGATTTCATCGCTGCCTTCCCGCCAGCCGCCACGCTGCCCTACCTGGCCGACGTGGCCCGGCTGGAACGGGCGCGGGTCTGTGCCTATCACGCCGCCGACCTGCCGCCGCTGGACGGCAGTGCCCTGGCCGCCCGCCTTGCGGACCCGGACAGCCTGCCTGGCTTGCGCCTCGGGCTGCACCCTTCGGTGACGGTGATCGACTCCGACTTCGCCATCGTCTCGCTCTGGGCCGCGCATCAGGGCGTGCTGGAACTGGCCCGGGTGGACCCCGGCCTGCCTGAGTGCGCGCTGGTGCTGCGCAATGGCCTGGACGTGGAAGTCAGCCGGATCGGCCAGGGCGCCACGGCCTTCATCCGCGCCCTGGGCGCCGGCAGTGCCCTTGGTCCGGCGGCGGGCGCCGCGCTGACCCTCGACACCGACTTCGACCTCGGTTCCACCCTCGCGCGCCTGCTTGCGGGCGGCGCCATCACCTTCCACAGCGAGAGCCCGACACCATGA
- the bufB gene encoding MNIO family bufferin maturase yields MIHSPRLRAPAGQLPARAGIGLKSQHHRDVLDSRPDLGFFEVHAENYMVEGGPFHHYLGAIREAYPLSIHGVGLSIGADQPLDEAHLKRLAALIARYEPASFSEHLAWSTHGDHFLNDLLPLAYDQTNLARVCRHIEQVQEHLGRRMLLENPATYLGFDGSSLDEAEFISEVVKRTGCGLLLDLNNAYVTCVNHNRDVRAYLAALPLHAVGEIHLAGFAEDRDAAGARLLIDHHGSAVDAAVWGLYAETLERLGPLPTLIERDNEIPSLATLVHEAGHAEALLQRESAP; encoded by the coding sequence ATGATCCATTCCCCGCGCCTTCGCGCTCCCGCCGGCCAGCTGCCGGCGCGGGCCGGCATCGGGCTCAAGTCCCAGCATCACCGGGACGTGCTCGACAGCCGTCCCGACCTCGGGTTCTTCGAGGTCCACGCCGAGAACTACATGGTGGAAGGCGGCCCCTTCCACCATTACCTGGGCGCCATTCGCGAGGCCTATCCGCTGTCCATCCACGGCGTGGGCCTGTCCATCGGCGCCGACCAGCCGCTGGACGAAGCCCACCTGAAACGCCTGGCCGCGCTGATCGCGCGCTATGAGCCGGCGTCCTTCTCCGAACACCTCGCCTGGTCCACCCACGGCGACCACTTTCTCAACGACCTGCTGCCCCTGGCCTACGACCAAACCAACCTGGCGCGGGTCTGCCGGCACATCGAGCAGGTGCAGGAACACCTGGGACGACGAATGCTGCTGGAGAACCCGGCCACCTACCTGGGCTTCGACGGCTCCAGCCTGGACGAAGCCGAGTTCATCTCCGAGGTGGTGAAACGCACCGGCTGCGGCCTGCTGCTGGACCTGAACAACGCCTACGTCACGTGCGTCAACCACAATCGCGACGTCCGCGCCTACCTGGCGGCGCTGCCCCTGCACGCGGTCGGGGAAATCCACCTGGCGGGGTTCGCCGAGGACCGCGACGCCGCTGGCGCGCGCCTGCTGATCGACCACCACGGCTCGGCAGTGGATGCCGCCGTCTGGGGGCTCTACGCCGAGACGCTGGAGCGCCTGGGGCCACTGCCGACGCTGATCGAGCGGGACAACGAGATTCCCTCACTGGCGACCCTGGTCCACGAAGCCGGGCACGCCGAAGCGCTGCTGCAGCGGGAGTCCGCGCCATGA